A window of Halanaerobiales bacterium contains these coding sequences:
- a CDS encoding hemolysin family protein, whose product MIINFIFLVVLLFLSAFFSGSETAFMAVNRVQIRDKSNKGDEKANLVDQLLEDETRLLTTILIGNNLVNIATSSIATSIAIELFGSKGVGIATGVVTLFILIFGEITPKSLGNSNSLKYAKIVAPFLYWTEKIFYPFVLFFSWIIKKVIGKENLISSAFITEEEIRRFVNVSEEEGVIKEIEKDMIQSVFDFDDTQVREIMVPRIDMVCIDNEADVKEVVELAVEYGHSRIPVYENIVDDIIGLIYVKDLLKLILSDEDEKDINLEEFIKPIYFIPESKPINTLLTEMQKRREHMAIVLDEYGGTSGLITIEDLLEEIVGDIQDEFDLETKMIEKVNENEMLVDARIDIDKVNEKLENSLHEEENFETISGFILHNLGYLPNKGEKIEINNLIITVEEVSEHRIEKVRIKSEKPLTF is encoded by the coding sequence ATGATTATTAATTTTATATTTTTAGTAGTTTTGCTATTTCTTTCCGCATTTTTTTCAGGTTCAGAAACAGCTTTCATGGCAGTTAATAGAGTTCAAATTAGAGACAAAAGTAATAAAGGAGATGAAAAAGCCAATCTTGTTGATCAATTACTGGAAGATGAAACCAGACTTTTAACTACTATTTTAATAGGAAATAATCTCGTAAATATCGCTACTTCTTCAATTGCTACTTCAATTGCTATTGAACTTTTTGGAAGTAAAGGTGTAGGTATTGCTACAGGAGTAGTAACTCTATTTATATTAATATTTGGTGAAATTACCCCTAAGTCACTTGGGAATAGTAATTCTTTGAAATATGCTAAAATTGTTGCTCCATTTCTTTACTGGACAGAAAAAATATTTTATCCATTTGTTCTTTTCTTTTCCTGGATAATAAAAAAAGTTATTGGAAAAGAAAATTTGATTTCTTCTGCATTTATTACTGAAGAGGAAATAAGAAGATTTGTTAATGTCAGTGAAGAAGAAGGGGTTATTAAGGAAATAGAAAAAGATATGATACAAAGTGTATTTGATTTTGATGATACTCAGGTAAGAGAAATAATGGTTCCTAGAATAGATATGGTTTGTATAGATAATGAGGCTGATGTAAAAGAGGTTGTAGAATTGGCTGTTGAATATGGCCATTCTAGAATACCAGTTTATGAAAATATAGTGGATGATATTATAGGATTAATATATGTAAAAGATTTATTAAAATTAATATTATCAGATGAAGATGAAAAAGATATTAATCTTGAAGAATTTATTAAACCTATTTATTTTATTCCAGAGTCAAAACCTATAAATACTTTATTAACAGAAATGCAAAAAAGAAGAGAGCATATGGCAATTGTTCTTGATGAATATGGAGGGACTTCTGGTTTAATAACTATTGAAGATTTATTAGAAGAAATAGTTGGAGATATACAGGATGAGTTTGATCTTGAAACAAAAATGATTGAAAAAGTTAATGAAAATGAAATGCTTGTAGATGCCAGAATTGATATTGATAAAGTAAATGAAAAATTAGAGAATTCTTTACACGAAGAAGAAAATTTTGAAACTATAAGTGGATTTATCCTTCATAATTTAGGATATTTACCTAATAAAGGTGAAAAAATAGAAATAAATAATTTAATAATAACTGTTGAAGAAGTTAGTGAACATCGTATTGAAAAAGTTAGAATAAAAAGTGAAAAGCCATTAACCTTTTAG
- the ybeY gene encoding rRNA maturation RNase YbeY: MINLEINNQQGKIKINKELENLLKKIAQKAAKYEKKDEGNISLALVNNEKIKELNKRFRNKDEATDVLSFPMDDKIWGDIIISTEKIIEQAKEYGHSKQRELAYLYTHGILHLLGYDHKTSSEKERMREKEEKILEEVGLERR; encoded by the coding sequence GTGATTAATTTAGAAATAAATAATCAACAGGGAAAAATTAAAATCAATAAAGAATTAGAAAATCTATTAAAAAAAATAGCCCAAAAAGCAGCTAAATATGAAAAAAAAGATGAAGGTAATATTAGTCTTGCTCTTGTTAATAATGAAAAAATTAAAGAATTAAATAAAAGATTTAGAAATAAGGATGAAGCAACAGATGTATTATCTTTTCCTATGGATGATAAAATTTGGGGAGATATAATAATTTCAACAGAAAAAATTATAGAACAGGCTAAAGAATATGGTCATTCCAAACAAAGGGAATTAGCTTACCTATATACTCATGGAATTTTGCATCTTCTTGGTTATGACCACAAAACTTCTTCAGAAAAAGAACGAATGAGAGAAAAAGAAGAAAAAATACTGGAAGAAGTAGGTCTTGAGAGGAGGTAA